The genomic window TCGGTCACCACGCCGATGTCGGCGTTGCGCTGCTTGAAGATGCGGTTCTCGGTCAGCAGGCCGTCGATGTCGTCGATCACGCGGGGGAACTCGACCGCCCACTGGTCGATGTCCTCGATCAGCTGCGGCGGCAGGTCCTGATGCACCCCGCCGGGGCGGAAATAGGCCGCGTGAAGGCGCGCCCCACAGGCCCGCTCGTAGAACACCATCAGCCTTTCGCGTTCTTCGAAGCCCCAGAGCGGCGGCGTCAGCGCGCCCACGTCCATCGCCTGCGTCGTCACGTTCAAGAGGTGGTTCAGCACCCGGCCGATCTCGCAGAACAGCACCCGGATCAGTTGCGCCCGACGCGGCACCACCGTGCCGGTCAGCTTCTCGATCGCCAGACACCAGGCATGTTCCTGGTTCATCGGCGCGACGTAATCGAGCCGGTCGAAATACGGCAGGTTCTGCAGGTAGGTGCGGCTTTCCATCAGCTTTTCGGTGCCGCGGTGCAGCAGCCCGATATGGGGGTCGCAGCGCTCGACGATCTCGCCGTCAAGCTCCAGCACAAGACGCAGAACGCCATGCGCCGCAGGGTGCTGCGGGCCGAAGTTGATGTTGAAGGTGCGGATCGACTGTTCGCCGGTCAGCGCGTCGTCATAATGCGCGTCCATCACTTCGCCCCCGCCTTCTGGTCACCGGGAAGGATGTAGTTTGCCCCTTCCCACGGGCTCATGAAATCGAACTGGCGGTATTCCTGCACCAGCTTGACCGGCTCATAGACCACGCGCTTCTTTTCCTCGTCATAGCGGACCTCGGTATAGCCGGTGGTCGGAAAGTCCTTGCGCATCGGGTGGCCGCGAAAGCCGTAGTCGGTCAGGATGCGGCGCAGGTCGGGGTGGCCGGTGAACAGGATGCCGAACATGTCGAACACCTCGCGCTCGAACCAGTTGGCGCTGGGGTGGACGCGGTGCAGCGAGGCCAGCATCTGGTCTTCGCGCAAGGCCAGCTTCAGGCGGATGCGCTGGTTCTGGTACATCGACAGGAAGTGGTAGACCACCTCGAACCGCGCCACCCGGTCGGGATGGTCGATCGCCGTGATGTCCACGAGGCTGGAGAACCGGCACGCCGGATCGGTCTTGAGAAATTCGACCAGCGCCACCAGATGCGCCGGCAGCACCTCCAGCGTCAGCTCGCCATGCGTCACGGCGGCCGAAACCACCGCATCGGCGCGTTTCATCCGGATCAGGGCACCAAGTTCGACAAGCGCATCAGACATCGGACGCCTCCTCAGCGGGTGATGGTGCCGGTGCGGCGTATCTTGCGCTGCAACTGCAGAATGCCATAAAGCAGGGCCTCGGCCGAAGGCGGGCAGCCGGGCACATAGATGTCGACCGGCACGATCCGGTCGCAGCCGCGCACCACCGAATAGCTGTAATGATAGTAGCCGCCGCCATTGGCGCAACTGCCCATCGAGATCACGTAGCGCGGTTCCGGCATCTGGTCATAGACCTTGCGCAGCGCGGGGGCCATCTTGTTGGTCAGCGTGCCCGCCACGATCATCAGATCCGACTGTCGCGGGCTGGCGCGCGGGGCGGTGCCAAAGCGTTCGAGGTCATAGCGCGGCATCGAGGTGTGCATCATTTCCACCGCGCAGCAGGCCAGACCGAAGGTCATCCAGTGCAGGCTGCCGATGCGCGCCCAGTTGATGACATCCTCTGTCGAGGTCAGAAGAAAGCCCTTGTCGGCCAGTTCCGCATTCAGGCTCCGGGTTGCGACCTCGGCATCGGGCCCGGCCGCGTTGACGCCGGTGCTCACGCCCATTCCAGTGCCCCCTTCTTCCATTCATAGACAAATCCGACGGTCAGAACGCCCAGAAACACCATCATCGACCAGAAACCGACCATCGACATCTCGCCGAAGGCGACGGCCCAGGGGAAGAGGAACGCCACTTCCAGATCGAAGATGATGAACAGGATCGACACGAGGTAGAAGCGCACGTCGAACTTCATCCGCGCGTCGTCGAAGGCGTTGAAGCCGCATTCGTAGGCCGACACCTTCTCGGGGTCGGGGTTGCGCACCGCCAGCACGAAGGCCGCCAGGATCAAAATGATCGCGAGCCCCCCCGCCACGATGAGGAAGATCAGGATCGGCAGATACTCTCGGAGAAGGTCGTTCACGAGTGGCTCCTTCGGCTGTCAGCTGACCTGAATACAGGGGCGCGCGCTTCGATTTGCTGGGGACCGTTTACTCTGCCCCCCGGGCTGGGTCAACCGAAGGTGGCTGCGCCAAGTCCAGCAAACGCTCTGTCCGACCTCAGTGTATTCCATTGTGTGCCGTCGACCACGACAAAATTGCCGCTGTGACATGCTGTCCCGCAGCATCACCGCGACTCACACCCGCCGCGCCGCCCGGGGCGCCGCCGATTCCCCCCGCCAACCACCCGACCTTTCATCGCCTGAAACCGGCCCCACGGCCCGGCCGGGGCCGGTTCTTCGGCACGGATCGTCGCACCAGCCACCAGCCGCCCCGCGCCGGCCCAAAATTCTTCAAAGAATTTTGCAAGAATTTTCGAAAATTCTTGCCGCGTCCCACCGGCAGTTCCCGGGCCACCGGCGCGGCGTCTGCCCCGGCGTCAGCCGGCCTTGCCGCCCTCTGCGCTTGTAACGGCGCGCAAAGCGCGCATCCTGCGTCCACAAGCAACCATTCTGGGATCAGACGCCATGCCCCGCCACATCCGAACCAGCCTCGCACGGACCACCCTGGCCTGCGCCGCCCTGACCTGCGCCGCCCTGCTGGCCACCCCCGCCACCGCGCAGGAGGTTGGGCGCGTCGGGGTCGACTGGGTCGGCAACGACATCATCATCGAAGCGATTGCCGACCCCGGTGTGCCCGGCGTCACCTGCCATGTCGCCTATTTCGAACGCTCGCTGATCGACCGGCTGTCGCAGGGCAACTGGTTCGAAGACCCGTCGAACGCCTCGATCGCCTGCCGCCAGACCGGGCCGATCACCATCGGCGACATAAGGCGCGGCCCGAAGGGCGAGCAGATCTTCCGCGAAAGCCGGTCCATCGTGCTGAAATCGCTGCGCATCACCCGGATCTTCGACGAGGCGAACCAGACGCTGATCTATCTGGCTCATGCCGCCGAACTGACCGAAGGCTCGGCCAAGATGTCGATCTCGTCGGTGCCGCTCTATCGCGGCAACTAGTCGGCGGTCCCGGTGGCGGATACCGCAGCCGCCCCCTGCCAGACGGCCGAAACCTCGGCCCGGAGGATGCGCCCGATCTGGGCGGCGTCGTCCAGGCTGAAGGTCAGCGGCAGGCGCAGGTCGATCAGCCCGGCCAGCACCCGGTCGGTCTGCGGCAACGGCTCTGGCTGCGCGTAGTGCCAATGGTCATAGCGCGAGGTGAAGGCTGCCGGTTCCGCCGCGCCGAACCATTTCAGCTCCACCCCCCGCGCCAGGGTCCGCGCCAGCAGCGCCTGAACCCGCGCGCCTTCCCACCCCGGCAGCAGGAACTGGAAGGACGAGCCGACATAGCCCTCGTGTTCCGGCCGCGTGATCAGTGCCAGCCCCGGCGTGCCCGCCAACCCCGCCTCCAGCACCCGGTAAAGCGCCCCCCAGCGCGCCACCCGGTCGGGGAGGCTGGCCAGTTGCGGCCGCAGGATCGCGGCGCGCAGGTTGTCCATCCGGCCCGAGATGTTGGGCATGTCATATTTCAGCCCCTCGAACACCTCGGGCGGCGGCGCTGCGCGGTGGCGGGCATAAAGCATGTAGCTGCCCGACAGCAGGATCGCGCGGGCCATCGCCTCGGCATCATCCGAGATGATCAGCCCGCCCTCGCCGGAATTGGCGTGCTTGTAGGTCTGGGTAGAAAAGCAGGCCATCCGCCCGTGCCGCCCCGAAGGCACCCCGCGCCACGCGGCCCCCATGGTATGGGCGCAATCCTCGACCACCTGCACCCCCGCCGCATCGCAAAGCGCCATCAGCCGGTCCATGTCGCAGACATGGCCGCGCATGTGGCTGAGCAGCAGCACCTTCGCGCCGCAACCAAGCTTGGCCGCCAGATCGTCCAGATCAATCGTCAGATCGTCGGTCACCTCGACGAACACCGGCACCGCGCCGACCGAGGCAATCGCCCCCGGCACCGGCGCCAGGGTGAAGCCGTTCGACAGCACAAGGTCGCCCGCCCCCATCCCCAGTGCGCGCAGCGCGCAGGCCATGGCATAGCCGCCCGAGGCCACCGCAAGGCAGTAGCGCGCCCCGGTCAGGGCGGCGAACTCCTCCTCCAGCAACGCGGCCTCGGCCACCTCGCCTGGGGCGGTATTGTAGCGGTGCAGGCGACCGTGGCGCAGCACGGCCATGGCGGCGGTGATCGCCGCCTCGGGGATCGGTTCCTGTTGGGTGAAACTGCCGGTGAATACTTCCATGGCGCGGGTCTGGCTTTCTGACGAAGGACGGGATGACCCCATGACAGCCGATTGTATCACGCAGGCGACAGCAGCCGTTCGGCCAGCGCCGGCAGGTCGTCGAAATGGTCGAGCAGCGCCTCCGGCTGCATCCGCGCCACGCCGCCGCCCTCGGGACCAAACGTCACCAGCGCCACCGGCACCCCGGCAGCGCGCCCGGTGTCGCGGTCGGTTCCGGTATCGCCCACCAGCATCGAACGCGCCACCGTTCCCCCCGCCCCGCGCACCGCCGCGATGTAGGGCGCGGCATCGGGCTTGCGGGTCGGCAGGGTGTCGGCCCCGATCAGCGCGCCGAACAGGTCGCGGATGCCCATCCGGCGCGTCAGGGTCTCGGCCAGACCTTCGGGCTTGTTGGTGCAGATCGCGGTGGCAAAGCCTGCGCGCAGCAGGGCCTGCACCGCCGCCACAGCACCCGGATAAAGCGTGGTGTGGGTGTCGATCGCATCGCCATACGCCGCCAGCAGCCGGGGGTACTGCGCATCCACCTCGGCCTCGCTCACCTGCCCGAGCCGCCCGAACCCCAGCCGCAGCATCGCCCGCCCGCCGTGAAAGGCGGTCAGCGCATCGCCCGGCCCCAGCAGGTCGCCATGCCCCAGATGCCGGAAGCAGGCATTCGCCGCCGCCAGCAGGTCGCCCGAACTGTCCACCAGCGTGCCGTCCAGATCGAAAACCACCGTCCGCATACCCTGCCCCCTGAAACCTGCCGAAAGGTGGCGTGATGCCATCGCGCCTTGCGGCCCGTCCAATCCCGGTTAAAACGGGCGCAAGCCAAAGAAAAGGGGTGCCATGCCAGTTTCAACCTCGTTGTCGCTGATTGTGCTGGCCGCGGGCCAGGGCTCGCGGATGAATTCGGAACTGCCGAAGGTGCTGCACGGGCTGGCGGGCGCACCGATGCTGCACCATGCGCTGGCGGCGGGGCGCGCGCTGGAACCCGACCGGCTGGTGGTGGTCGCGGGCCATGGCGCCGCCGCGGTGCGCAAGGCCGCGCTCGCCTATGACGACACGGCCGAAATCGTCGAGCAGACCGAACAGCTTGGCACCGCCCATGCCGTAGCACAGGCAGCCCCGCTGCTGGCCGACGTGCCGGGCGATGCAATCGTGCTTTACGGCGACACCCCCTTCATCCGCCCCGAAACGCTGGAGGCAATGCGCGCCGCCCGCAGCCGCCATGCGGTGGTGGTGCTGGGCTTCCAGCCGCGCGAGGCGGGCCGCTACGGCCGTCTGGTGATGGATGGCGACACGCTGGAACGGATTGTCGAGTTCAAGGACGCCACGCCCGAAGAACGCGCCATAACTCTTTGCAATTCAGGCGTTATCTGCGCCGAAACCCGGCTGCTGCTCGATCTGGTTGCCGCCGTCGGATGCGACAATGCCGCGCGCGAATACTACCTGACCGACATCGTGGCCCTCGCCCGGGCGCGCGGCCTCTCCGCCGGGGTGGTGACCTGCGACGAGTCCGAAACGCTGGGCATCAACACCCGCGCCGAACTGGCCGCCGCCGAGGCCGCCTTCCAGACCCGCGCCCGCGCCGAGGCGCTGGAAAACGGCGTCACCCTGACCGCCCCCGAAACCGTGTTCTTCGCGCTCGACACACACATCGGCCGCGATGCCATCGTGGCGCCGCATGTGGTGTTCGGCCCCGGCGTCACCGTCGAATCCGGCGCCGAGATCCGCGCCTTCTGCCACCTTGAAGGCTGCCACATCAGCCGCGGCGCCACGGTCGGCCCCTTCGCCCGCCTGCGCCCCGGCGCCGAACTGGCCGAGGATGTGCATGTCGGCAACTTCGTCGAGATCAAGAACGCCATCCTCGACGAGGGCGTCAAGGTCGGCCACCTGACCTACATCGGTGACGCCGACATCGGAGAGCATACCAACATCGGCGCGGGCACCATTACCTGCAACTACGACGGGGTGAACAAGCACCGCACCAGCATCGGCGCCAACGTCTTCATCGGGTCCGACACCATGCTGGTTGCGCCCGTCAGCATCGGCGCCGGCGCCATGACCGGCTCGGGCTCGGTCATCACCGAAGACGTGCCGCCGGGTGCGCTTGCGCTGGGGCGTGCCCGGCAGGTCAACAAGCCGGGCTTTGCCGCGAGACTCCTGTCCCTCTACCGCGCCGCGAAGGCCGCGCGCCAGAAAGGCCCCCAATAATGTGCGGCATCATCGGCGTTCTGGGCGATCACGAGGTCGCCCCCCTGCTGGTCGAGGCGCTCAAGCGCCTCGAATATCGCGGCTACGATTCCTCGGGCATCGCCACCGTCAACCACGGCCGCCTCGACCGTCGCCGCGCGGTCGGCAAGCTGGTCAACCTGTCGGACCTTCTGGTGCATGACCCGCTGGCGGGCAAGGCGGGCATCGGGCACACCCGCTGGGCCACCCATGGCGCGGCCACCGTGACCAACGCGCACCCGCACCTCTCTGGCCCGGTTGCGGTGGTCCACAACGGCATCATCGAGAACTTCCGCGAACTGCGCGCCGAACTGGTCGCGGCGGGCCTTGCCTTCGAATCCGAGACCGACACCGAAACCGTGGCCCTGCTGACCCGCCACCTGATGGATCAGGGCATGACCCCGGTCGAGGCCGCCCGCGCCACGCTCTTGCGCCTGCGCGGCGCCTTCGCCCTGTGCTTCCTGTTCGACGGCGAGGAAGACCTGCTGATCGCCGCCCGCAAGGGCAGCCCGCTGGCGATCGGCCACGGAGATGGCGAGATGTTCGTCGGTTCCGACGCCATCGCGCTGGCGCCGATGACCGACCGCATCACCTACCTGGAAGAAGGCGACTGCGCCGTGGTCACCCGCGCCGGGGTCGAGATCTTCGACGCCGCGGGCCGCCATGCCAACCGCGCCCTGACCCGCATCCAGATCGACGCGACCCGGATCGACAAGGCCGGCTTCAAGCATTTCATGGCGAAGGAAATCGCCGAACAGCCGCTGGTGATCGCCGATGCGCTGCGCCACTACCTGACGGACGGCGGACACGCCCTGAACCTGCCCGGGTCGCTTGATTTCACGGGGGTGGACCGGCTGACGATGGTCGCCTGCGGCACCGCCTCCTATGCCTGCATGGTGGCGAAATACTGG from Paracoccaceae bacterium Fryx2 includes these protein-coding regions:
- a CDS encoding NADH-quinone oxidoreductase subunit D yields the protein MDAHYDDALTGEQSIRTFNINFGPQHPAAHGVLRLVLELDGEIVERCDPHIGLLHRGTEKLMESRTYLQNLPYFDRLDYVAPMNQEHAWCLAIEKLTGTVVPRRAQLIRVLFCEIGRVLNHLLNVTTQAMDVGALTPPLWGFEERERLMVFYERACGARLHAAYFRPGGVHQDLPPQLIEDIDQWAVEFPRVIDDIDGLLTENRIFKQRNADIGVVTEQDILDWGFSGVMVRGSGLAWDLRRSQPYECYDEFDFQIPVGKNGDCYDRYLCRMEEMRQSTSIIRQACAKLRVEPGEVLARGKITPPKRAEMKTSMEALIHHFKLYTEGFHVPAGEIYACVEAPKGEFGVYLVADGTNKPYRAKIRAPGFLHLQAMDYMAKGHQLADVSAIIGSMDVVFGEIDR
- a CDS encoding NADH-quinone oxidoreductase subunit C, whose product is MSDALVELGALIRMKRADAVVSAAVTHGELTLEVLPAHLVALVEFLKTDPACRFSSLVDITAIDHPDRVARFEVVYHFLSMYQNQRIRLKLALREDQMLASLHRVHPSANWFEREVFDMFGILFTGHPDLRRILTDYGFRGHPMRKDFPTTGYTEVRYDEEKKRVVYEPVKLVQEYRQFDFMSPWEGANYILPGDQKAGAK
- a CDS encoding NADH-quinone oxidoreductase subunit B family protein, giving the protein MGVSTGVNAAGPDAEVATRSLNAELADKGFLLTSTEDVINWARIGSLHWMTFGLACCAVEMMHTSMPRYDLERFGTAPRASPRQSDLMIVAGTLTNKMAPALRKVYDQMPEPRYVISMGSCANGGGYYHYSYSVVRGCDRIVPVDIYVPGCPPSAEALLYGILQLQRKIRRTGTITR
- a CDS encoding NADH-quinone oxidoreductase subunit A, which codes for MNDLLREYLPILIFLIVAGGLAIILILAAFVLAVRNPDPEKVSAYECGFNAFDDARMKFDVRFYLVSILFIIFDLEVAFLFPWAVAFGEMSMVGFWSMMVFLGVLTVGFVYEWKKGALEWA
- a CDS encoding CreA family protein, with the translated sequence MPRHIRTSLARTTLACAALTCAALLATPATAQEVGRVGVDWVGNDIIIEAIADPGVPGVTCHVAYFERSLIDRLSQGNWFEDPSNASIACRQTGPITIGDIRRGPKGEQIFRESRSIVLKSLRITRIFDEANQTLIYLAHAAELTEGSAKMSISSVPLYRGN
- a CDS encoding DegT/DnrJ/EryC1/StrS family aminotransferase, with translation MEVFTGSFTQQEPIPEAAITAAMAVLRHGRLHRYNTAPGEVAEAALLEEEFAALTGARYCLAVASGGYAMACALRALGMGAGDLVLSNGFTLAPVPGAIASVGAVPVFVEVTDDLTIDLDDLAAKLGCGAKVLLLSHMRGHVCDMDRLMALCDAAGVQVVEDCAHTMGAAWRGVPSGRHGRMACFSTQTYKHANSGEGGLIISDDAEAMARAILLSGSYMLYARHRAAPPPEVFEGLKYDMPNISGRMDNLRAAILRPQLASLPDRVARWGALYRVLEAGLAGTPGLALITRPEHEGYVGSSFQFLLPGWEGARVQALLARTLARGVELKWFGAAEPAAFTSRYDHWHYAQPEPLPQTDRVLAGLIDLRLPLTFSLDDAAQIGRILRAEVSAVWQGAAAVSATGTAD
- a CDS encoding HAD hydrolase-like protein, whose amino-acid sequence is MRTVVFDLDGTLVDSSGDLLAAANACFRHLGHGDLLGPGDALTAFHGGRAMLRLGFGRLGQVSEAEVDAQYPRLLAAYGDAIDTHTTLYPGAVAAVQALLRAGFATAICTNKPEGLAETLTRRMGIRDLFGALIGADTLPTRKPDAAPYIAAVRGAGGTVARSMLVGDTGTDRDTGRAAGVPVALVTFGPEGGGVARMQPEALLDHFDDLPALAERLLSPA
- the glmU gene encoding bifunctional UDP-N-acetylglucosamine diphosphorylase/glucosamine-1-phosphate N-acetyltransferase GlmU; the encoded protein is MPVSTSLSLIVLAAGQGSRMNSELPKVLHGLAGAPMLHHALAAGRALEPDRLVVVAGHGAAAVRKAALAYDDTAEIVEQTEQLGTAHAVAQAAPLLADVPGDAIVLYGDTPFIRPETLEAMRAARSRHAVVVLGFQPREAGRYGRLVMDGDTLERIVEFKDATPEERAITLCNSGVICAETRLLLDLVAAVGCDNAAREYYLTDIVALARARGLSAGVVTCDESETLGINTRAELAAAEAAFQTRARAEALENGVTLTAPETVFFALDTHIGRDAIVAPHVVFGPGVTVESGAEIRAFCHLEGCHISRGATVGPFARLRPGAELAEDVHVGNFVEIKNAILDEGVKVGHLTYIGDADIGEHTNIGAGTITCNYDGVNKHRTSIGANVFIGSDTMLVAPVSIGAGAMTGSGSVITEDVPPGALALGRARQVNKPGFAARLLSLYRAAKAARQKGPQ
- the glmS gene encoding glutamine--fructose-6-phosphate transaminase (isomerizing) encodes the protein MCGIIGVLGDHEVAPLLVEALKRLEYRGYDSSGIATVNHGRLDRRRAVGKLVNLSDLLVHDPLAGKAGIGHTRWATHGAATVTNAHPHLSGPVAVVHNGIIENFRELRAELVAAGLAFESETDTETVALLTRHLMDQGMTPVEAARATLLRLRGAFALCFLFDGEEDLLIAARKGSPLAIGHGDGEMFVGSDAIALAPMTDRITYLEEGDCAVVTRAGVEIFDAAGRHANRALTRIQIDATRIDKAGFKHFMAKEIAEQPLVIADALRHYLTDGGHALNLPGSLDFTGVDRLTMVACGTASYACMVAKYWFEQIAGLPCDVDIASEFRYRDPQLSPASWAVFVSQSGETADTLAALRHARDRVAKVVAVVNVASSSIARESDLALPIMAGVEVGVASTKAFTCQLTMLALMALKAAADRGRLAPGALAAHLAALAALPGLMNHALGLATETAAIADDLAEAQDILFLGRGALYPLALEGALKLKEISYIHAEGYASGELKHGPIALIDARVPVIVMAPHDALFEKTVSNMQEVMARHGRVLLISDAPGIAEAGSGCWKTLTLPEATALTAPILYAVPAQLLAYHTAIAKGTDVDQPRNLAKSVTVE